Within the Halichoerus grypus chromosome 2, mHalGry1.hap1.1, whole genome shotgun sequence genome, the region TTCTTAGTTTCACACTTTCAAATTTGTTTTCCTGATGCCCAGCCtgtttggtttctctctttctccatttctgccTCAGATCTTGATTATATAAAACAACTCAGCcctgtcttcttcagtttctctcttctccacacaTTAAGGGAATTCTCCACAATAAAGCAGAGCCTGTGAATGATCTAGAAAACCCTTTGAAGGGGAAggtggggtgagtgtgtgtgtgtgtgtaaagactGTGATTTAATCACAGAGGGGGAAGGGCCACTGGTATTTTCTATTAGTGGCAGCATACTTTTCCTCTTGTCGCAGGACACAATGTGCATTAGAAGCAAAGTTCAAGAATCACTGCCTGAAAAGAATGTTTCTTAAACTAATGTGTGTTGAACAACTTTAGACCTCAAAGACCATCCAAATGAGAACCAGCAAAAGCAATTGACTCAGAGCTTGTCATAACAAGGGAGTCAGCCATCATCATTTgcatttggcagagactcaaagtcAGAGGAGTGGTCAAACTTGATTGTGGACACAAAGGGCAAATTTCAAGTACGTCCTGATGGGACATTGTTGGTATGATAGGGACGTTGGAAGTGGACTAACTAGAAGCTGGGCATCCTATGTGATTGATTAAAgaacatatttggctttctctagtTCGTCCTAAGGTAGGCCGATTGCTATGGAGGTTGTGATTCAGCTTGCTGGATTGGTTGCTACAGAAACTAGGggtcagagttctatttttatatattttctggcCATTGTCCACTTGTATATTCATTCCCTGAGAGAGAAGGATGCATGAGACGACTAGGGAGTCATGGCTGGTCCTCTCTGAACCCCCCAAGCAACGTCATCAGCATTGGCCATTGTCTCCTCCTATTCAACTTCTGTTCTTTTCGGAGTCCCAGCTTGTAACTTCATGTCAACTTTCCAATCCCTAAAACAGATCTAGAAATCTGCCTAGACAGATCTAAGAAGTATTAAGAACGATGAGCAGGACATTGTGTTGACTTGATGTGAGAAGACTGAGGTTTTGAGGATAGCTTTGAGGTTGCACCTGGAGCTCCCAGGATGATCTTGTTACTAACTGCAAGTAAAACAGAAGTCTGGAAGAAATCATCATTTTCTGAGAGAAGATGATGAACTCGGATTTTTAGGGATTATAGTTTTAGATGCTTCCCTGTGGATGTTCTTTAGAATCATACATCTGGAAACTGGAATATCATTTTAGAGGTGTGGAGACTGAAACCCAGAGATGGTCCAAAATTCCTATGTCAAGACTGTGGGGGAAGCAGATGCTCCAGACTTCTGATGCTCCACCCACTACATACACAAAACTAAGGATGGAGGATGAGAGGTCTGGAGTAGAGGCCTGACAATCTGGGAATCACCAGGATTCTATCGGAGGCAGTAATGGACCATGTTGtgccattaaaataaatgttatgaagATGGAAATCATTTGCCAAAGATTTCACAACAAACCCACGGAAGTGAaagtaaatgattaaaaaatgtagGTCTCAGAGTTCCTTTCAAATTGTGATATTTTACCTTCTATTTACAGAGGTAAAAGGACACAAGGGAAAAGGTTAATGTTTAAGCACTTTTATATTTGCATCCCTCTTTTTAGCAGAGGAAACCATTTTGGTAGTGTCTGTGTGAGTCATCCACAATGATTTCTCTGGGGCTCTTCTTGTTCTCAATTTTTCTCTGCCATATTGCTACTGCAGGACGGAGTAAGTACTCTTTgcttttgcaaatataattaatatatccaACCCCCTAGTACATGACAAGGATCCATAATGATCGTTAAAATTCTTTTTAGTGTGGATGCTGGGGAGTCTGGATTGATACTGATTCTTCAATATTGCCACGCTTAAAGCTCCTCCCGAAGATGTTCAGCCAGTTGAAGCCTTGATGTATtgacctataaaatggggataactatAGTACCCTTCAAAGGAGGGTTAGGAGGAGATTAGATGAGATATTGCATATGTGAAATATTTGGTACAGAACTTGGCATAGTTACTATCAGTAGCATTAaatagtttttttcatttttgtgctaGCAgagcttaaaaaatgaaaatatagatttcttttttaaattttatttaaaatcaattaattaacatatagtgtattattagcttcagaggtagagtttagtgattcatcagttgcatataacacccagtactcattacatcaagtccctccttaatgcccatcactgggttgccccagccccccacctgcctcccctccagaaaccctcagtttgtttccgatagttaagagtctcactctctgatttcgtcttattttagaaaaatatagattTCTTAACTAACTGCTTTGTGCTCTATTTCAGCCTGTCCCAAACCAGATGATTTACCATTTGCCACCATTGTTCCATTAAAAACATCCTATGACCCAGGGGAGCAGATCGTGTACTCCTGCCGTCCAGGCTACGTATCCCGGGGTGGGATGAGGCGGTTCACCTGCCCTCTCACAGGACTTTGGCCCATCAACACCCTGAAGTGTACCCGTAAGTCAGTGCCTTCTCTCACATGCTCTCCCCTCATTGGGATTCGGGACACTTGGGGGATAACCCACTTTGTCATGCTGGGGCACAGAGGGCCAGTGGAGCCACAGAGTGGAGGGCCGTGAAGAAACAAGAGGGCCTGGGGGAGTGTTCatgggaggggagagcagaggtGATAGGTCCTATTTAGAGAGGAGGAGGTGAGCATAGCCCAGAACTAGAAGAGATGTAAAAAAGCGACCTGCTAcgataaaagagagagaaacactgCAGAAGTAAAAAAAGATGTACAGATACTCTGAAATTTAGACAGAtgccaaaagagactcttaaaaaagtaaaacacaagGAATCATCAGATCTTTGGACTTGACCTCAAAATGAAAGCAGATTTAATAGAATCATcacattataataatttataataaatataattatatgaattgtatatgattatataaccataatttataaaataaattataataatttatatatataaatataatataaaaaacttAAGCAAAGATTTATTGCTATCACCTTATGGTAGATGGttgcttttctttattcctcAGTACATGGTTCCGTGATATCATGCCAGCATTACTTTTTACAGTCAAATATGGAGCAATCAACCCAATAGAATTTCTGGCAATTTTATGTAGAAgttaaacagtaaaaaaaaagactatatggGTCTATCTGAGCCCTGGTTATTTTGGTCATATGAACATGACCTTTGTGAAAATCATACATTTCATACAAGTGATTTTAGTatgctttttctttcaaaaggactaaacaagatttttaatgaaaaacagctGTAACATCATAAgggaaaagttttctttaaattggTCATAACTCTGGAATACtaacaatttcattttttcaagttACTTTCCACATGTATATTTTTGCATCATTGCAGAGAGTAggtaccattttgtatttttctatattcatCGGCATAGCATAAATATTGACTGTGTCTTCATAGTCTTCATAATTCATATTTTGTTGGTTGCATAAGAATGCAACTGTTGATTTACCATAGTTGATCAAAACAATCACCTGATGGTAAACATTTAGGCTGTCCAATTTTTGTTATTAGAGGTAACAGTGCAATGAGCCCCTTTGTGCATATATCATTTGACTAATTTTGAGTTATTTGCTTAGAATAGTTAACAGTAGAGTTATTGGATCAAAGAATAGGAATGAATTTATATGTTTTTACTTTAATGAAAAATTCTACAAATTGAAATTTACCTTTCTATCTTTAAATTACAGCCAGAGTATGTCCTTTTGCTGGAATCTTAGAAAATGGAGCTGTACGCTACACAACTTTTGAATATCCTAACACGATCAGTTTTGCCTGTAACACCGGGTAAGGACTTCTAGCTAACAGAGGCAGAATATTTCTGTGCCCTTAAGCTAAACATCAAGACATATTTTACTTTTAGCCTTCAGGCTGGACTTGCTGAATACAAATCATTTGTAGTCCTGCTTTTAATCTATACCACAGTGGTGTTGGGgtaggggaagggatggaggcCATAACAACTAGTAAAATATGAAGTTGCTACTGTATCCAACTTTCCTTCTCCTGGTTAATTACTTAACTGAGGAGGTACCTTGGAAAGACTAAAACTGGATGGTAATTCTTTATCATCTCTGGGACAAATCTTGGCATGAAGGATAAAATACTTTAGGAATTGGACTTGAGCTTTGGACATGAACCTAATTTGATTGACTGACCTGGGAGTCTCCAGAAGGGAGTTCTCTGGCGAAGGTTGGGAGTGTGATGGTATAGAACATCTGTTGATCCTCACACGATGCAGGGCAGCATCCCCAGCAAGAAAGCATGTAGCTCATCTGCCTTATTAGCAAAGACATCACCAGTGACATTGTCAATACAGGTCAGCTGTACCTTAGGGCAAAATTTTACTGAAGATTCTTGTTTCGgattggaaattaagaaatactgTGTGTGAAAGAGAAATGGACTCCTTTCATCTGAAACACCAACTAACTTGTGGGTCTGATGACAAAGGGCCTTGAAACATTTGGCTTTGAGGAGACAATGTTACATTTTTGATGGAAATGTACTGCATTGTTTTTACCCATTTATGTCAGTGGAGTGAATAGTTTCAGGAAATGAATAGTAGCCATGCCTCAGTTTGATTCACTTTTGTGACCCTGAAGAAGAGATGCTTCTTTGCTCCATGTAAGAAGCAGCTAATTTGGCCTGCTGATTGGAAAAGAAGGATTTGGGGGGTTGGTTTCTATGCCTCCAGCTATGGAAACTTCTCATTCTTCTGTGAGTCCCCtgcagccctgggctgggagatTTGATGAGCCTTAAGTGAGTGCTGAGCTCCTCAAGAAAGCAGCATTACAAAATAGGGAAAAAGTCAGTAGCATGAACCTGAGGCGATGCTCAGTGGAGAAGACATTTGAGATGCCATCAATGGATTATTCTACTGCTTGATGGgttacattttccttttgcagGTTTTATCTGAATGGAAGTAGTTCTGCTCAATGTactgaggaaggaaaatggaGTGTTGACCTTCCTGTCTGTACTCGTGAGTCTGTGGGTCTCCAGTTCTGGGGAGAGCGATTAgttggtttgcctgggactttgCTGGTCTTAACCCTGTACATTCCATGCCCTGGAAATCCCTCAGTCCTGACTCTTTGGGATGGTTGCTCACCCTCATGGGGAGTGTTCATCCTGATATCATCTTACCTTGGAGGATCAACAACCCTtttggaaggacagaaggaaagcaTTCAACTCATGAACACATTTGTATCCTCCACTTGGTGGAACCAGTGATATCTGGGCTTAGTCATTCCATCATTCTCTCAGTTTTTGACAGGCTACGTGTGGCATTGGTCAATCAGGGACTGCCATCACTGGACTAGAAAAACTGGTAACTGAGATCAAACATCTTCCTCCTACTCTGggacctcattcattcatttatacatttatacatacattcatacatgTCTACATTCGTTTATACATTTATGCATATTGAGAACCTAATGTGTGTCATATCCTGTTCTCAGCACTGAGGCTATATGGCTGAAAGAGACTTCTGCCTGCCCTCAGCAAGTGTGTCTAGTAATGAGGGACATAGGAAAGTAACAGTGACCTTAGATTCCATCAAAGGGCCTTGCCTCATAGGAGTGGAGTGGGATTGTTCCCCAAAACACTGCTGGCTTATTCCGGGGACCCTCAGCCATGCAGTCAGGGGCAGCTCTGGGCATTGCTGATATAGGGAGGGATGTTCTGATTGTGATTCACGGGAGTCCAATCTTCGACCAGGAGGCCCATGCATTACAATCATGGTTATGGTTTTTTAACATTTCAGTGAGGTCTGTCCTAGCAAGAATCAGTGAAAAAGTCAAGCAATTTCAAATCAGTGATGGTTTAAGAAAAGCTGAACTACCAAAACAAAGGTTTTTAAGGCTAAATTAGAGTTCTTTACTCAGCAGTAAAAATCACCACTGTTCCTATAGTTTCCCTTGGAAGCAGATTTATATCAACTATGTAGTCACTTTTGCTACTTGGTTACAAAGAGAAGATCTGCTTTCACTTCAATCTAATCTAAATCAATGCTTCTCATACTTTAATGTACTGTGAATCACCTGGGCATCTCGTTAAGATGCAGATTCTGATCCACggctctggggtggggtctgagcTGCCGCATTTCTAGTAAGCTTCTAGGCAAGGCCCCTGCTGGGGTCTCACGGATCCCACTTGGAGTAGCAAGGATCTAAATAATTCAGATGAAATCACATTCACTCACTTCCTTTACATTAGTATAACTCTCCCTGGACTTATGGAAACCCCGTATTAGTCCGCTCAGGATGACAACCCAGACTGTCTCCACATAAAGTTACTTGTGTAAGCTCCATGCATTCAGAGTGCAGAAGCAGGAGATATTCAATGGGAACAAACCAACGTAAGCCAGCAGTGGAACGTAGATGTCGCAAAAGACTTTGTACCAAGTGCTATTATGAGCAATTATTGTAGGATGGTCCTCCACCAACTCTGACTTTCAGAAACATCTATCATTTGGATCACAGACTGATGGAGACCTATGCATTGTGTCATTGTATCAGGCAAATTTGTGGTGACAAGACTTAGACTTACTTCATTTTTCAATCTTTTCACTGGTTCAGACATCTGGTTTTCAGATCATATTTTCTTCTGTGACTTCTTTAAGGGACTGTTTTTACCCTGGTATTTGATccaattttgcattttctcaagttaatctttgtttttttgttttttcctttctggaaagagcatttttaaaagactcaacTATTTCATAAAAGtgatcattctttctttttccagctgTAACCTGCCCTCCACCATCCATTCCTAAGTTTGCAACCCTTAGTGATTACAAGCCATTGGCTAAAAACCACTCCCTCTATGGAAACAAGGCTGTCTTCGAATGTTTGCCACACTATGCCATGTTTGGAAATGATACAATTACCTGCACAGCACATGGAAATTGGACTACATTACCAGAATGCAGAGGTAGGTGCAAGGACAAGACAAAGCTATTATGACAGTGTAGAACCCCATTTTTAAGAACTATGGAAAATGGCACTGTCATCGAGTGTTTCCAATGGCcttgttcaacaaatgtttattggcatctaccatgtgccaggcagtgtgctaggTATTGGGGATACCAGATGAACGAGACCTGGCTTCTGACCTCCGGAGAATTATATATAATGCGATGAACTGTTTGGAGCTGCCTGGGAGAGCTTCCCAGAAG harbors:
- the APOH gene encoding beta-2-glycoprotein 1 — its product is MISLGLFLFSIFLCHIATAGRTCPKPDDLPFATIVPLKTSYDPGEQIVYSCRPGYVSRGGMRRFTCPLTGLWPINTLKCTPRVCPFAGILENGAVRYTTFEYPNTISFACNTGFYLNGSSSAQCTEEGKWSVDLPVCTPVTCPPPSIPKFATLSDYKPLAKNHSLYGNKAVFECLPHYAMFGNDTITCTAHGNWTTLPECREVKCPFPSRPDNGFVNYPAKQTLYYKDKATYGCHDTFVLDGPQEVECSKFGNWSAQPSCKASCKLSVKKATVLYQGEKVKLQEKFKDGMPHGEKVSFFCKNKEKKCSYTEDAQCIDGTIEIPKCFKEHSTLAFWKTDASDVKPC